Below is a window of Leptospira sp. WS58.C1 DNA.
GGTAAAAACTACGTACGTCATTTTTCCCAAGCGGACTTTTACTAAAAATCCGGCAGGAGTTTTTCTTTCTTCGTATAAGGAATCTAATTCCAAAATTTTAACCCAAACCCAGGTTTTTTAATTTATATTGCAAAGATCCCCTGGAAATCCCAAGCGCCTTTGCCATTCGTATTTGATTTCCGCCGAATAATTTATCCGCCAAAAGAATTTTTTGGCGTTCCACGGCTTCCACAGCTTTTCGCAAATCCAAGTCCTCCGGATCCGGAAGAGAAATCCCTTTCGAACCTTCTTTTTTCAGATCGGAATTTCGGATCTCTCCCGAGCCGGAATTTAAAACAGCTTCTTCGATCGCATTTCGGAGATCCTCTAAACTTTGACAGGAAACTCCTTCCACTAAAGAAACGATTGCCTCTTCGGAGAGCGCCAAATCAGGGCGACCATGCAGCTCACAGACCTCATGGAAAATTGGACCAACCGCAGCTATTTTATCCGATTTTGCCCAATCTTTCCAAGCGGGCAATTCTAACCTATTTTCGGCCAAAAGAGAACGAAAATATAAAAACTCTTCTATTGATTTTTTGTTTGAGTTTTCTAAAAATATAAGACGGGATTTTCCGGACTTTCTCTGAGAATATTCGAACAGGATTCTTTGCTGGGCCAAAGAATAATTCTCCGAATTTTCTAAAATTAGGGTCCCAGACTCGGCCATTTTTTCCCAATCGATCAGAGCCTTTTCCAACTTCGATGCTTGTTCCGGGAGGATCGAAACCGTCAAAATTGGCCGACCGGGAAATTCCCTTTTTTGGATCCATTTTGCTAAGGTTTTTTTTCCAGAAGAAGCAGGGCCGGAAATACAGATAGTCCGAGATTCTTTGAATTTTTCGAGTTGGGATCCTTTTCCATTTCCCAATCGGAAAAGTAACTCCCCCAGAGGATCCGGGCCCAGGTCCTCGAAAGTTTTATAAAAAGAAGAAGGTCCGGAGTCTTTTTTGAAGAGTCCAGCCACCTTCTGGCAAAGTAAATGTACGAGTAAAATTTGTTTTTCTTCTGCTTCGTTTGGAAGTTCCATTAGGAAGAATCCAAACATTCTGCCATTCAGTAAAACTGGGGACAGCAGGCATCCCAGAGAGTCATCCCGGAATAATTCCAATTCTTTCGTTCTAGGCAAAAAGAATGGAGTTTTGCTGTCCTCTAAACGGCTGCGGATTTGGGATCCCTTTGTTAGGAAGGGATAGAAAAATCCTTCTTCTCCGTACCCCCAGGAAGCTGCCTCCTCCAAGGAGGAAGGGT
It encodes the following:
- a CDS encoding helix-turn-helix domain-containing protein; amino-acid sequence: MSDVRHSKESPGTWLTPCLILNIFPSMLSAPEEFIWGSPDPKELRILLPLAFPECLRLIEGKAGLVALVSESDPSSLEEAASWGYGEEGFFYPFLTKGSQIRSRLEDSKTPFFLPRTKELELFRDDSLGCLLSPVLLNGRMFGFFLMELPNEAEEKQILLVHLLCQKVAGLFKKDSGPSSFYKTFEDLGPDPLGELLFRLGNGKGSQLEKFKESRTICISGPASSGKKTLAKWIQKREFPGRPILTVSILPEQASKLEKALIDWEKMAESGTLILENSENYSLAQQRILFEYSQRKSGKSRLIFLENSNKKSIEEFLYFRSLLAENRLELPAWKDWAKSDKIAAVGPIFHEVCELHGRPDLALSEEAIVSLVEGVSCQSLEDLRNAIEEAVLNSGSGEIRNSDLKKEGSKGISLPDPEDLDLRKAVEAVERQKILLADKLFGGNQIRMAKALGISRGSLQYKLKNLGLG